In Labilibaculum sp. DW002, the DNA window AATGAAACTAAAAATTTCGCAAGGAAAGCTACTCTTAAAATTAATAGATCGGGAAACAGGAGGAACAAGTTACGATCATCTAAAAGAATTGAAGGGTTCCTTTACAGCGGTATTTTGGCAATCGGTTGCAACCATGTTTGGGTCATCTTTAAAAGCAGAATACGATCCCTTAGGGGATGATTGGATGGTAGAGGAAATATTAGATCGCATGAAAAAAAATGAATTAGGCCCACCAAGTAAGTTACCAATAAAGAGGATTAACTAGCCTTGCTTGATAAATATTTTTCCATCCTTTCATCATAGAGCTGCGACTTTTCTATGTATTCTTCAAATTCTTGTAGATCAGATTCATCAATTAATTTTTGAACTTCTAAAAAGGCATCTTCCTTTTCCTCTTCGATGTTCATTCGATATGTATTAAGTGTCTTTTCAACTTTGCTTTCCCATGCATATGATTTTGCAATAACAAAATATGCAATAAAGCTAAATAGCCAACTAAACAAAAGTAAGGCACCGTTCGTGATTTCAGGAAAGAACAGTAGCGGAATTAAGAGAAAAATGATTGGACTAAGTGCTGCGATACAAAATATAGAAATAACTAAGTTATTGTAATGTTGAGAGAAGTGTGTCAGTTTTTTCTTTTTCCATAAATAGAAAAATGACCAATTGAAGAATAAGTTCACCGAGATAGAGAATAACGGCAGCGCAGCTTCGTTTGCAGCGTTTAAGCTTAAAAAAATACCAATAAAAAGTGCTAGGTTCGAGAAAATAAATGGGTAAATATGGTTTTCACCTACATCTTTTGTATTGCGGTTTTTCATAGAATTGTTTGTAGTGGAAAAAGCAATTGACCAGTTGTACTTGCCAATTGCTAATAATTTTAAATACTCAGTGCCATAATTGTTTTAACTACTTTTTCTGCTCCTTCTCCAATTTGAGCAATAGTCGCATCGAGCATATAACAAGGTGTTGTAACAATTTTGTTTTCTTTGTCGAAAACAATTTCGCCATGATTTGTGTTCACATGTATTGCTCCCATTTGCGTAATTGCTTCAGCAGTACCAGCATCTTGACCGATGGTAACTTCCACATTACTTATTACTTTTGCAATCAGTGCAGGAGCAATACAAAGAGCTGCAATTGGCTTAGCTGCTTTGTGCATTTCTCTTAACACGTTCTCAATTCCGGAATCTACATTACAATCTGCTCCATCGAATGCCAAGGAACAAAGATTTTTAGCCACTCCAAATCCTCCCGGGAAAAGAATCGCATCAAAATCACCTGCTTTAAATTCTTTTAAATCTTTGATATTACCACGGGCAATTCGGGCAGCTTCTACCAAAACATTTCTTGTTTCGGCCATTTCTTCTCCCGTTAAATGGTTCACCACATGGTGCTGATCGATATTAGGAGCAAAAATTTGATACTCTCCCCCATTTTTAGAAATCGCATATAAGGCAAGTGTGGCTTCATGAATTTCAGATCCATCGTATACACCCGAACCAGCAAGGATAACTGCAAATTTTTTCTTTGAATTCATTTTAAAATACTTTATTTTTTTGTTTAGAATTTTGCGGTAAATTAATCATCGAAAAGAACTC includes these proteins:
- the elbB gene encoding isoprenoid biosynthesis glyoxalase ElbB produces the protein MNSKKKFAVILAGSGVYDGSEIHEATLALYAISKNGGEYQIFAPNIDQHHVVNHLTGEEMAETRNVLVEAARIARGNIKDLKEFKAGDFDAILFPGGFGVAKNLCSLAFDGADCNVDSGIENVLREMHKAAKPIAALCIAPALIAKVISNVEVTIGQDAGTAEAITQMGAIHVNTNHGEIVFDKENKIVTTPCYMLDATIAQIGEGAEKVVKTIMALSI